The Pseudomonas sp. TH06 genome has a window encoding:
- a CDS encoding FAD-binding oxidoreductase, which produces MNQYTAEHARSYYAASARASNPYPVIDGDLSADVCVIGGGFTGVNTAIELAQRGLSVILIEARRIGWGASGRNGGQLIRGIGHEVEGFAKYVGQEGVRYLQRAGIDSVELVRQRIEANAIECDLRWGFCDLANTSAQFDAFKEELVDLAELGYAHETRMIGPEQIRQNVVDSGIYAGGLLDMGSGHLHPLDLVQGEARLAASLGVRIFEQSPVLEIIHGATVQVRCASGTVRAGSLVLGCNAHLDELEQQLTGKVLPAGSYIIATEPLSEERAAQLIPRNVAVCDQKVGLDYYRLSADRRLLFGGACHYSGRDPADIAAYMRPKMLKVFPQLADVRIDYQWGGKIGITANRFPQVGRLKQHPNVFYAQGYSGHGLNVTHWCARLLGEAIQAGHSQGMDVFSGVPHMTFPGGPALRSPLLALGMFWYRLREMLG; this is translated from the coding sequence ATGAATCAGTACACAGCAGAACATGCCCGTTCCTATTACGCAGCTTCGGCTCGGGCGTCCAACCCTTACCCGGTCATCGACGGTGATTTGAGCGCCGATGTCTGCGTGATCGGCGGCGGGTTCACCGGGGTCAACACGGCCATCGAACTGGCGCAGCGCGGGTTGTCGGTGATTTTGATCGAAGCCCGGCGCATCGGCTGGGGCGCCAGCGGGCGCAACGGTGGTCAGTTGATCCGTGGCATCGGCCATGAAGTCGAAGGCTTCGCCAAGTATGTCGGGCAAGAAGGCGTGCGCTATTTGCAGCGCGCCGGGATCGACTCGGTAGAACTGGTGCGCCAGCGCATCGAGGCCAACGCCATCGAGTGCGACCTGCGCTGGGGCTTCTGTGACCTGGCCAACACCAGTGCGCAGTTCGATGCCTTCAAGGAAGAACTGGTCGATCTCGCCGAGCTTGGTTACGCCCACGAAACCCGCATGATCGGCCCCGAGCAAATCCGCCAAAACGTGGTGGACTCCGGGATTTATGCCGGCGGACTGCTGGACATGGGCTCCGGCCACCTGCACCCGCTGGATCTGGTGCAGGGCGAAGCACGGCTGGCGGCCTCACTGGGCGTGCGCATCTTCGAGCAGAGTCCGGTGCTGGAAATCATCCACGGCGCGACCGTACAGGTGCGCTGCGCCAGCGGTACCGTGCGTGCCGGCAGCCTGGTACTGGGTTGCAACGCGCATCTGGACGAACTCGAGCAACAACTCACGGGCAAGGTGCTGCCGGCTGGCAGTTACATCATCGCCACCGAGCCGTTGTCCGAGGAACGCGCCGCGCAACTGATCCCGCGGAATGTCGCGGTTTGCGATCAGAAAGTCGGCCTCGACTATTACCGGCTCTCGGCGGACCGGCGCTTGCTGTTCGGCGGTGCCTGCCACTATTCCGGGCGTGATCCGGCGGATATCGCCGCCTACATGCGGCCGAAAATGCTCAAGGTCTTCCCGCAACTGGCGGACGTGCGCATCGATTACCAATGGGGCGGCAAGATCGGCATCACCGCCAACCGCTTTCCGCAGGTCGGGCGTCTCAAGCAACACCCGAATGTGTTCTACGCCCAAGGCTATTCCGGCCATGGCCTGAACGTCACCCACTGGTGCGCCAGGTTACTCGGCGAGGCGATACAGGCCGGCCACAGTCAAGGCATGGACGTGTTCAGCGGCGTGCCGCACATGACCTTCCCCGGCGGCCCGGCCCTGCGCTCGCCGCTGCTGGCACTGGGCATGTTCTGGTATCGCCTGCGCGAAATGCTCGGCTGA
- a CDS encoding alpha-xenorhabdolysin family binary toxin subunit A — protein sequence MAVPLSDTESSNNLPQAVLHLISGQYPGVARDAGILTKEDVIKIKQYVKKGLSLPGELAEVESYLKYKKIDVAGLEPADIQVLFKKIRIHAASWDAVESKIIQQSIDLASAAKNIVSSGGEIISVIKEMPIMDRVRTTLGQMSGNDLAGIRYTSDDGEVASAVADIIKLMRVDIQRQQGATKELKERISNFKIELAGGDLSSGKRVFGLQSEVKGKYDLMERNNLVESIASSKQTIKDKKARIIQLDKDYDYYVGMSFSGGLPIFWPISGSIFGPKAETARKERNALKTEVDALEASVSGKENLQSAIESSMSNFGDIGIRMAGAEAALNILNTMWQTILSKVDASAQQFERIDDALRLTSFVAEFALVIDPWRDVKNTAGELVATFNDALDEYKKSFH from the coding sequence ATGGCTGTTCCATTGAGCGATACAGAAAGCAGCAATAATCTCCCGCAGGCAGTCCTACATCTTATTTCCGGTCAATACCCAGGCGTGGCACGCGACGCCGGGATCCTGACCAAAGAAGACGTGATCAAGATCAAGCAGTACGTGAAGAAAGGCCTGTCGCTGCCGGGCGAGTTGGCGGAAGTCGAGTCGTATCTCAAGTACAAGAAGATCGACGTCGCCGGCCTTGAACCTGCCGATATTCAGGTGCTGTTCAAGAAAATCCGCATCCACGCCGCCAGTTGGGATGCCGTGGAAAGTAAGATCATCCAGCAAAGCATCGATCTCGCCTCCGCCGCCAAAAACATCGTCAGCAGCGGCGGTGAAATCATTTCCGTGATCAAGGAAATGCCGATCATGGACCGCGTCAGAACCACGCTTGGGCAGATGTCCGGCAATGACCTGGCCGGTATCAGATACACCAGTGACGATGGCGAAGTGGCTTCGGCGGTGGCCGACATCATCAAGCTGATGCGCGTCGATATTCAGCGTCAGCAGGGTGCGACCAAAGAGCTCAAGGAGCGGATATCCAACTTCAAGATAGAACTCGCCGGTGGCGACCTGTCGAGCGGCAAGCGTGTATTCGGTTTGCAGTCGGAAGTGAAGGGCAAATATGACCTGATGGAGCGCAATAACCTGGTGGAGTCGATCGCCAGCAGCAAGCAAACCATCAAGGACAAAAAAGCCCGGATCATCCAGCTGGACAAGGATTACGACTACTACGTGGGAATGTCTTTTTCCGGTGGATTGCCGATTTTCTGGCCGATTTCCGGCTCGATCTTCGGCCCGAAAGCCGAGACCGCACGCAAGGAACGCAACGCGCTGAAGACCGAGGTCGATGCGCTGGAAGCGTCGGTCAGCGGCAAGGAAAACCTGCAAAGCGCCATCGAAAGCTCAATGTCGAATTTCGGTGACATCGGCATCCGCATGGCCGGCGCCGAAGCGGCACTGAACATCCTCAACACCATGTGGCAAACCATTCTGAGCAAGGTCGATGCGTCGGCGCAGCAATTCGAGCGCATCGACGATGCCTTGCGCCTGACGTCTTTTGTCGCCGAGTTCGCGCTGGTGATCGATCCATGGCGTGACGTGAAAAACACGGCGGGTGAATTGGTGGCCACGTTCAATGACGCCCTGGACGAATACAAAAAGAGCTTTCATTGA
- a CDS encoding MlaD family protein, whose protein sequence is MKSSATDEPRAPGQAPIKTRRFGISLVWIVPIVAVLVGISLVVHNILQEGPTITVNFKTGSGLVANKTEVKYRNVVVGQVTDVELSDDQKSVNATIKLAKQAESFTREDSQYWVVRPRIGAGGVSGIDTLLSGDYIGADIGQANNRAKQFKGLENPPPITYGEPGKRFMLHTQDLGSLDIGSPVYYRKIPVGQVVTYALDEGGKGVNIEVFIHSPNDAFVTENTRFWNASGIDVSVGANGFQVKTESLSSMLVGGIAFRAPDYSPNDVAAADDKDFELFADQQTALAPPNGKAQYLSLRFDQSLRGLKVDAPVEFLGMEIGRVVAINLDFDAKKRSFPLNVGIVIYPQRLGMAYGKMLTAFKHDPNDEAAGIRLIGTFIDNGLRAQARSGNLLTGQLYVALDFFPKAEKVAFDPTLRPVVIPTVPGSLEQLQEKLEAVIDKLNKVPVDRIATNLDSNLVELRKGLTQFNAKTLPGVQSTLADVSKTLQSASSTLAEDSPQREKLTETLDELGRMSRSLRELSDYLGRHPESLIRGRPDNAAPLDLKGPPRN, encoded by the coding sequence ATGAAGTCGTCAGCCACCGACGAGCCGCGAGCACCAGGCCAGGCCCCCATCAAGACCCGCCGCTTCGGCATATCGCTGGTGTGGATCGTGCCGATCGTGGCGGTGCTGGTGGGCATTTCGCTGGTGGTGCATAACATCCTTCAGGAAGGACCGACCATCACCGTCAACTTCAAGACCGGCAGCGGTCTGGTGGCCAACAAGACCGAAGTCAAATACCGCAACGTGGTGGTCGGTCAGGTCACCGATGTCGAATTGAGCGATGACCAGAAAAGCGTCAACGCCACCATCAAACTGGCCAAACAGGCCGAAAGCTTTACCCGCGAAGACTCACAGTATTGGGTGGTGCGCCCACGCATCGGCGCGGGTGGCGTGTCGGGCATCGATACCCTGCTCTCCGGCGACTACATCGGCGCCGATATCGGCCAGGCCAACAACCGCGCCAAACAATTCAAGGGCCTGGAGAATCCGCCGCCGATCACCTACGGCGAACCGGGCAAGCGCTTCATGCTGCACACCCAGGACCTCGGCTCGCTGGACATCGGCTCGCCGGTTTACTACCGCAAGATTCCGGTCGGTCAGGTCGTCACCTATGCCCTTGATGAAGGTGGCAAAGGCGTGAACATCGAAGTGTTCATTCATTCGCCCAACGATGCCTTTGTCACCGAAAACACCCGTTTCTGGAACGCCAGCGGGATTGACGTCAGCGTCGGCGCCAACGGCTTCCAGGTCAAAACCGAGTCGTTGTCGTCCATGCTGGTCGGCGGCATCGCCTTCCGTGCGCCGGACTACAGCCCCAACGACGTGGCGGCGGCCGATGACAAAGACTTCGAACTGTTCGCCGACCAGCAAACCGCCCTCGCCCCGCCCAACGGCAAGGCGCAATACCTGAGCCTGCGTTTCGACCAGTCCCTGCGCGGGCTCAAGGTCGATGCACCGGTGGAATTCCTCGGCATGGAAATCGGCCGGGTGGTGGCGATCAACCTCGATTTCGACGCAAAAAAACGCAGTTTCCCGCTTAACGTCGGCATCGTCATTTACCCGCAGCGCCTCGGTATGGCCTACGGCAAAATGCTCACGGCGTTCAAGCACGACCCCAACGATGAAGCGGCCGGCATTCGCCTGATCGGCACCTTCATCGACAACGGCCTGCGCGCTCAGGCCCGAAGCGGCAACCTGCTGACCGGCCAGTTGTACGTCGCGCTGGATTTCTTCCCGAAAGCCGAAAAAGTCGCCTTCGATCCGACCTTGCGTCCGGTGGTGATTCCGACCGTGCCCGGCAGCCTTGAACAATTGCAGGAAAAACTCGAAGCGGTAATCGACAAGCTCAATAAAGTCCCGGTCGATCGCATCGCCACCAACCTCGACAGTAATCTGGTCGAACTGCGCAAAGGCCTGACCCAGTTCAACGCCAAGACCTTGCCGGGCGTGCAGAGCACCCTTGCCGATGTCAGCAAAACCCTGCAGTCAGCCAGTTCGACCCTGGCCGAAGATTCGCCGCAACGCGAGAAACTCACCGAAACCCTCGACGAACTCGGCCGCATGTCGCGCTCGCTGCGTGAGTTGTCGGATTACCTCGGCCGGCATCCGGAATCGCTGATACGCGGGCGTCCGGACAACGCGGCGCCACTGGATCTGAAAGGACCGCCACGCAATTGA
- a CDS encoding glutamine synthetase family protein encodes MNAPFDQLFTWLKDHKITEVECVVSDLTGIARGKIAPTNKFLHERGMRLPESVLLQTVTGDFVDDDIYYDLLDPADIDMVCKPVADAVYVIPWAIEPTAIVIHDTFDKFGNPIELSPRNVLKKVLQLYTDKGWKPIVAPEMEFYLTQRCEDPDLPLKAPLGRSGRAESGRQSFSIDAANEFDPLFEDVYDWCELQGLDLDTLIHEDGPAQMEINFRHGDALDLADQITVFKRTMREAALKHNVAATFMAKPIGDEPGSAMHIHQSVVDIATGKPIFANADGQMSELFLHYIGGLQKYIPKVLPMFAPNVNSFRRFLPDTSAPVNVEWGEENRTVGLRVPTSSPEAMRVENRLPGADANPYLAIAASLLCGYIGMVEGIEPSAAVQGRAYERRNLRLPITIEEALTQMEECETVAHYLGDKFVRGYVAVKRAEHENFKRVISSWEREFLMLSV; translated from the coding sequence ATGAATGCCCCTTTCGATCAGCTGTTCACGTGGCTGAAAGATCACAAGATTACCGAAGTTGAATGTGTGGTCAGCGACCTGACTGGCATCGCCCGCGGCAAGATCGCACCCACCAACAAGTTCCTGCATGAGCGAGGCATGCGCCTGCCGGAAAGTGTGCTGCTGCAAACGGTAACCGGGGATTTTGTCGACGACGACATCTACTACGACCTGCTCGATCCTGCCGACATCGACATGGTCTGCAAGCCAGTGGCAGACGCCGTGTACGTGATTCCATGGGCGATCGAGCCGACCGCCATCGTTATTCACGACACTTTCGACAAGTTCGGCAACCCGATCGAACTGTCGCCGCGCAACGTGCTGAAGAAAGTCTTGCAGCTGTACACCGACAAAGGCTGGAAGCCGATTGTCGCGCCGGAAATGGAGTTCTACCTGACCCAGCGCTGTGAAGACCCGGACTTGCCGCTCAAGGCGCCGTTGGGTCGTTCGGGCCGCGCGGAAAGTGGTCGTCAGTCGTTTTCCATCGACGCCGCCAACGAATTCGATCCGCTGTTCGAAGACGTCTACGACTGGTGCGAGCTGCAAGGTCTGGACCTCGACACCCTGATTCACGAAGACGGCCCGGCGCAGATGGAAATCAACTTTCGTCACGGCGACGCGCTGGATCTGGCCGACCAGATCACCGTGTTCAAACGCACCATGCGTGAGGCTGCGCTCAAGCACAACGTCGCGGCGACGTTCATGGCCAAGCCGATTGGCGACGAGCCGGGCAGCGCCATGCACATCCACCAGAGCGTGGTGGACATCGCCACGGGCAAACCGATCTTCGCCAACGCCGACGGGCAAATGAGCGAGTTGTTCCTGCATTACATCGGCGGTTTGCAGAAGTACATCCCGAAAGTGCTGCCGATGTTCGCGCCGAACGTCAACTCGTTCCGCCGCTTCCTGCCGGACACCTCGGCGCCGGTCAACGTCGAATGGGGCGAAGAAAACCGCACCGTCGGTTTGCGTGTGCCGACCTCCAGCCCTGAAGCCATGCGCGTGGAAAACCGCTTGCCAGGCGCCGATGCCAACCCGTACCTGGCGATCGCCGCGAGCCTGCTCTGCGGTTACATCGGCATGGTCGAGGGCATCGAGCCGAGCGCTGCAGTACAAGGCCGCGCCTACGAACGCCGCAACCTCCGCCTGCCGATCACCATCGAAGAAGCGCTGACGCAGATGGAAGAGTGCGAGACCGTCGCGCACTACCTCGGCGACAAGTTTGTCCGCGGCTACGTCGCGGTGAAACGCGCCGAGCACGAGAACTTCAAACGCGTGATCAGCTCGTGGGAGCGCGAGTTCCTGATGCTGAGCGTCTAA
- a CDS encoding polyamine ABC transporter substrate-binding protein, translated as MRLLKSLIPAALALACSAGAQAQPQVSVYNWTDYIGETTLADFQNKTGIKVIYDVFDSNETLEGKLLAGRTGYDVVVPSNHFLARQVKAGAFLKLDREQLPNWKNLDPKLLELLEKNDPGNQHSVPYLWGTNGIGYNVDKVKQVLGIDHIDSWAVLFEPENIKKLSQCGVSMMDSADEVFPAILNYMGMDPRSENPEDFKKAEAKLLSIRPYITYFHSSKYVSDLANGDICVAFGYSGDVFQAANRAKEAKNGVNIAYAIPKEGANLWFDLLAIPADASNEKEAHTFINYLLDPQVIAKVSASVGYANPNPAAKQYMDKDLVNNPEVYPSQAVLDKLYISSTPPQAIMRLMTRSWSKVKSNK; from the coding sequence ATGCGTCTATTGAAATCCCTGATTCCCGCAGCTCTGGCCCTGGCATGCAGTGCCGGCGCTCAGGCCCAGCCTCAGGTCAGCGTCTACAACTGGACCGATTACATCGGCGAAACCACCCTCGCCGACTTCCAGAACAAAACCGGGATCAAGGTGATCTACGACGTTTTCGACTCCAACGAAACCCTCGAAGGCAAGTTGCTCGCCGGGCGCACCGGCTATGACGTGGTCGTGCCGTCCAACCACTTCCTCGCCCGTCAGGTAAAGGCCGGCGCGTTTCTCAAACTGGATCGAGAGCAGTTGCCGAACTGGAAAAACCTCGACCCGAAACTGCTCGAACTGCTGGAGAAAAACGATCCGGGCAACCAGCATTCGGTGCCGTACCTGTGGGGCACCAACGGCATCGGCTACAACGTCGACAAGGTCAAGCAAGTGCTGGGCATCGATCACATCGATTCCTGGGCCGTGCTGTTCGAGCCGGAAAACATCAAGAAACTCTCGCAGTGCGGCGTGTCGATGATGGACTCGGCGGACGAGGTATTCCCGGCCATCCTCAACTACATGGGCATGGACCCGCGCAGCGAGAACCCGGAAGACTTCAAAAAGGCCGAAGCCAAACTACTGAGCATTCGTCCGTACATCACCTATTTCCATTCCTCGAAATACGTCTCGGACCTGGCCAACGGCGATATCTGCGTGGCCTTCGGCTATTCCGGCGACGTGTTCCAGGCCGCCAACCGCGCCAAGGAAGCCAAGAACGGCGTGAACATCGCCTACGCCATTCCGAAAGAAGGCGCCAACCTGTGGTTCGACTTGTTGGCCATTCCCGCCGACGCCAGCAACGAAAAAGAAGCGCACACCTTCATCAATTACCTGCTCGATCCACAAGTTATCGCCAAGGTCAGCGCGTCGGTCGGTTACGCCAACCCGAACCCGGCCGCCAAGCAGTACATGGATAAGGACCTGGTCAACAACCCTGAGGTTTACCCATCCCAGGCCGTGCTCGACAAGCTCTACATCTCCTCTACCCCGCCCCAGGCGATCATGCGTCTGATGACCCGGTCCTGGAGCAAAGTGAAGTCCAACAAATGA
- a CDS encoding helix-turn-helix domain-containing protein — protein MTTCNPLQVQAFNTADVSEQIRATPGWVQHYQQMSPGHFAGQIRYLDLQGVEVYEEQMNTRVEQNFSAPSGALAFCFDRSDNALYLLNEDSRNIWITPENYQEIAVVFGPEFVRQHGLDVAKLEGLFMAPLNGGQNALFSRWLSSTLTKLTQAIDMPSKEALTQQLLEDCLFILDNARVNLDRGGLQRRTEERTIMKRVGEWAADSPEETLNLLELSNVAGVSLRQLQQAFKDYTGMTPSHWLRLRRLNSAHRELLNRRPTETTVAEVAMNWSFWHLGRFSSSYRALFNELPSETLKRTHK, from the coding sequence ATGACAACGTGCAATCCGTTACAGGTTCAAGCGTTCAACACCGCTGATGTCTCCGAGCAAATCCGCGCCACACCGGGTTGGGTCCAGCATTACCAGCAGATGTCGCCAGGGCATTTCGCCGGGCAAATCAGGTATCTGGACCTGCAAGGTGTCGAGGTTTATGAAGAGCAGATGAACACCCGGGTCGAGCAGAATTTCAGCGCGCCGTCGGGTGCCCTCGCGTTCTGTTTCGATCGCAGCGACAACGCGCTGTATCTGCTCAATGAAGACAGCCGAAACATTTGGATCACCCCGGAGAATTACCAGGAAATCGCCGTGGTCTTCGGCCCGGAATTTGTCCGTCAACATGGCCTGGACGTGGCGAAACTCGAAGGTTTGTTCATGGCGCCGCTCAATGGCGGACAGAACGCCTTGTTCAGTCGCTGGTTAAGCTCGACTCTCACGAAGTTGACGCAAGCCATTGATATGCCTAGCAAAGAGGCATTGACTCAACAGCTATTGGAAGACTGTCTGTTCATCCTCGATAACGCCCGAGTCAATCTCGACCGTGGCGGCTTGCAGCGCCGCACCGAGGAACGAACGATCATGAAGCGCGTCGGCGAATGGGCCGCCGACTCCCCCGAAGAAACCCTCAACCTGCTCGAGCTTTCAAACGTGGCGGGCGTCTCGCTGCGTCAGTTACAGCAAGCCTTCAAGGATTACACCGGGATGACGCCGAGCCACTGGTTGCGCCTGCGCCGGTTGAACAGCGCCCACCGCGAATTGCTCAACCGCAGGCCTACGGAAACCACGGTGGCCGAAGTGGCGATGAACTGGTCGTTCTGGCATCTGGGACGGTTTTCCAGCAGCTATCGGGCGCTGTTCAACGAGTTGCCCAGCGAGACGCTTAAACGTACGCATAAATAA
- a CDS encoding histidine phosphatase family protein, giving the protein MRLLLALACVGFVAILVSGFVFWPRSPADLDHANSRVTAEWMQAWQVGEVVALVRHTERCDRSENTCLGPADGITHVGSVAAAAVGQGFQQLGMQQAQVLSSPLTRTAQTAQYMFGQDASTQDWLATCGPVLRDEVIAHKTAGQNLVLVTHSGCISDFEKQTGFPHAIAAEYGSVLLVRIDSHKQLNVLGIINVPFWKTLNLAHAQN; this is encoded by the coding sequence TTGCGTTTGTTACTGGCGTTGGCTTGTGTGGGGTTCGTGGCCATTCTGGTCAGTGGTTTCGTGTTCTGGCCACGTTCACCAGCCGATCTGGATCACGCGAACAGCCGCGTCACCGCCGAATGGATGCAGGCCTGGCAAGTCGGCGAAGTGGTTGCACTGGTGCGCCATACCGAACGCTGCGATCGCTCCGAGAATACTTGCCTGGGGCCGGCCGATGGCATCACCCACGTCGGCAGCGTCGCGGCGGCGGCCGTTGGCCAGGGCTTTCAGCAATTGGGCATGCAGCAGGCTCAAGTGCTGAGCAGTCCGCTGACCCGAACCGCACAAACCGCGCAATACATGTTCGGTCAGGACGCCAGCACGCAAGACTGGCTGGCCACCTGCGGCCCAGTGCTGCGCGATGAAGTGATCGCACACAAAACTGCCGGGCAGAATCTGGTGCTGGTTACCCACAGTGGCTGCATCAGCGACTTTGAAAAGCAGACCGGTTTCCCCCATGCGATTGCCGCCGAATACGGCAGCGTGTTGCTGGTGCGCATTGACAGCCATAAACAACTAAACGTACTGGGCATTATTAATGTGCCGTTCTGGAAGACATTAAATCTTGCCCATGCGCAGAACTAA
- a CDS encoding PqiC family protein: MAVPLKITVLAAFMLLGACRSDPISFHTLTPVQLGSTRAGAQIPIEGISVPPQVDRPQIVIRQGNSGLAILETEWWGASLADELRSALTDQLSNSSGRGNVSVRIEVQRFDSIPGQYGLIDAKWRLRPLGDTDSELVTCRSTLQTPSGPSIDDLVAAQQNNVKQLASLISQAAGNSRGCPPTP; this comes from the coding sequence ATGGCTGTACCGCTGAAGATCACCGTGCTCGCTGCGTTCATGTTGCTGGGCGCCTGCCGCAGCGACCCGATCAGCTTTCACACCCTGACGCCAGTGCAACTGGGCAGCACCCGCGCCGGCGCGCAAATCCCGATTGAAGGGATCAGCGTGCCGCCGCAGGTCGACCGCCCGCAAATCGTCATTCGCCAGGGCAACAGTGGCCTGGCGATTCTTGAAACCGAATGGTGGGGCGCGAGCCTGGCGGATGAATTGCGCAGTGCGCTGACCGATCAACTGAGCAACAGCAGCGGTCGCGGCAACGTCTCGGTGCGCATCGAGGTGCAGCGCTTTGACTCGATTCCCGGCCAATATGGTTTGATCGATGCGAAATGGCGCCTGCGTCCGCTCGGTGATACCGACAGCGAGCTGGTGACTTGCCGCTCGACCTTACAAACCCCGTCCGGGCCGAGCATCGATGATCTGGTGGCGGCTCAGCAGAACAACGTCAAACAACTGGCCTCGTTGATCAGTCAGGCGGCCGGCAACTCGCGCGGGTGTCCGCCAACGCCTTGA
- a CDS encoding alpha-xenorhabdolysin family binary toxin subunit B, giving the protein MNGVTSINTQHIPAFDVKKIVQTIRDISRLARFRNEHDDVLQERAQNVSAYLNNTDQTLRESFPVLLTALSAASGDSYFAALLELREALGRNDLSTEDREMVSAEIGNIKGNVEAMLARVEARFIDCAQHLERDVCSVYKVEIDGRADEPLNMAKLRKARILAQLSEHCANKAKCQEQRDVLVKAQDVIREFNLADMYKNYIPSGKALDDIDMENPKKEAVKQGIELVRKVLGVVSEGIKYSELATSRNNLDKEIESIAQLMDGLNDDLQMAEDVLADAQAVVDVSRLRRVAGEEIMAVANVWKGFAMALERLHGTDYVQSDLTSLLGRYQAHLESLSADYNALMIS; this is encoded by the coding sequence ATGAACGGCGTGACATCTATCAATACCCAACACATCCCGGCATTCGACGTTAAAAAAATCGTCCAGACCATTCGCGATATTTCGCGGCTGGCGCGATTTCGCAATGAACACGACGACGTCCTGCAAGAAAGAGCACAGAACGTCAGCGCTTACCTGAACAACACCGATCAAACCCTGCGCGAGTCCTTCCCGGTCTTGCTCACCGCGTTGAGCGCTGCATCGGGGGACAGCTACTTCGCAGCGTTGCTGGAGTTGCGTGAAGCCTTGGGCCGCAACGATCTGAGCACGGAAGACCGCGAGATGGTCAGCGCTGAAATCGGCAATATCAAGGGCAACGTCGAGGCAATGCTGGCGCGGGTTGAGGCGCGCTTCATTGATTGTGCGCAGCACCTGGAACGCGACGTGTGCAGTGTCTACAAGGTCGAAATCGACGGGCGCGCGGATGAGCCATTGAACATGGCCAAGCTGCGCAAGGCGCGAATTCTGGCGCAACTGAGCGAGCACTGCGCCAACAAGGCGAAGTGTCAGGAGCAGCGTGACGTTCTGGTCAAGGCGCAGGATGTGATCCGCGAGTTCAATCTGGCCGACATGTACAAGAACTACATTCCCAGCGGCAAAGCGCTGGACGACATCGACATGGAGAATCCGAAAAAGGAGGCGGTCAAGCAGGGTATTGAACTGGTTCGCAAAGTGCTGGGTGTCGTCTCCGAAGGCATCAAGTACAGCGAACTGGCGACCTCGCGGAACAATCTGGACAAGGAAATCGAGAGCATCGCGCAGTTGATGGACGGGCTGAACGACGACCTGCAAATGGCCGAAGATGTCTTGGCGGACGCGCAAGCGGTGGTCGACGTCAGTCGTCTGCGCAGGGTCGCGGGGGAGGAGATCATGGCGGTTGCCAATGTCTGGAAAGGCTTTGCGATGGCGCTTGAACGACTCCACGGCACTGATTACGTGCAAAGCGATCTGACCTCGCTGCTGGGCCGTTATCAGGCTCACCTCGAGTCGCTGAGCGCGGACTACAACGCACTGATGATCAGTTGA